One window from the genome of Actinomycetes bacterium encodes:
- a CDS encoding acyl-CoA dehydrogenase family protein, translating to MTAAAWLDELDPLVAEAVDPVATEVDRAATFPRAAVDALGRAGLLGLVSAAEVGGQGQGLRAASMTVERLARSCGSTAMVVCMHYAAAAVVEALGPRAAREAIAAGRHLTTLAFSEAGSRSHFWTPVSTATRDGGDVRLDAHKSWVTAAGEANSYVWSSRPVGAEGPSTLWLVPADTPGLKVAGPFDGLGLRGNASNPMSAQGVVVPSSAMLGEDGKGDQAMLGIVLPWFVCMSAAMAAGTMEAAIAKTIAHVSAVRLEHLDTRLADLPTIRAYLARMRCTADQARALLLDTLDAIERGRPDTTLRVLEVKAAAGEAAVEVTELAMRVCGGAAFRKEAGVERHFRDARAATVMAPTSDALYDFIGRVVCGMDLFG from the coding sequence ATGACCGCTGCCGCCTGGCTCGACGAGCTGGACCCGCTCGTCGCCGAGGCCGTCGACCCGGTGGCGACCGAGGTCGACCGGGCCGCCACCTTCCCCCGCGCGGCCGTCGACGCGCTCGGGCGGGCCGGCCTGCTCGGGTTGGTGAGCGCCGCCGAGGTCGGCGGTCAAGGGCAGGGCCTGCGGGCGGCGAGCATGACCGTGGAGCGGCTGGCCCGCAGTTGTGGTTCGACGGCGATGGTAGTGTGCATGCACTACGCGGCGGCCGCAGTGGTCGAGGCGCTGGGACCGCGCGCGGCGCGGGAGGCGATCGCCGCCGGCAGGCACCTGACGACCCTGGCGTTCTCGGAGGCGGGCTCGCGCAGCCACTTCTGGACGCCGGTGTCGACCGCGACCCGCGACGGCGGCGACGTGCGGCTGGACGCGCACAAAAGCTGGGTCACGGCCGCGGGCGAGGCCAACTCCTACGTGTGGTCGAGCCGGCCGGTCGGGGCCGAGGGGCCGAGCACGCTGTGGCTGGTGCCCGCCGACACGCCCGGCCTGAAGGTGGCCGGCCCGTTCGACGGGCTGGGGCTGCGCGGCAACGCGTCGAACCCTATGAGCGCCCAGGGTGTCGTGGTGCCCAGCTCGGCCATGCTCGGCGAGGACGGCAAGGGCGACCAGGCGATGCTGGGGATCGTGCTGCCCTGGTTTGTGTGCATGAGCGCCGCGATGGCGGCAGGCACCATGGAAGCGGCCATCGCCAAGACGATCGCCCATGTCAGCGCCGTCCGGCTTGAGCACTTGGACACAAGGCTGGCCGATCTGCCCACGATCCGCGCCTACCTCGCCCGCATGCGGTGCACCGCCGACCAGGCCCGGGCGCTGCTGCTCGACACCCTCGACGCGATCGAGCGTGGGCGCCCGGACACCACGCTGCGGGTCCTTGAGGTCAAGGCGGCCGCCGGTGAGGCCGCCGTCGAAGTGACCGAGCTGGCCATGCGGGTGTGCGGCGGGGCCGCGTTCCGCAAGGAGGCCGGTGTCGAGCGGCACTTCCGCGACGCCCGGGCGGCGACGGTGATGGCCCCGACCAGCGACGCGCTGTACGACTTCATCGGCCGGGTTGTGTGCGGCATGGACCTGTTCGGCTGA
- a CDS encoding PhnD/SsuA/transferrin family substrate-binding protein, which translates to MEDDTLVVGAVAYDPKVVTIWEGFKAWFARHGLRLDYVLYSNYERLVEAHLAGHVDVAWNSPLAWVRARRLAAAQGREVHAVAMRDTDCDLRSVIVVRADPTIDEVAGLRGRTVGVGAVDSPQATLLPLSYLRAHGLTPGVDVEVRSFEVLPGKHGDHVGGERDAAAALVAGLVDAACVLEGNHAGFQADGTLPAGSTRVLARTGAYDHCNFTVTDHAPPALVERFRALLLGMSYDDPEVRPLLDLEGLRAWRPGRVDGYAPLEAAVDQAGFYDREGRPTATGYRY; encoded by the coding sequence GTGGAGGACGACACCCTGGTCGTTGGCGCGGTCGCCTACGACCCCAAGGTGGTGACCATCTGGGAGGGGTTCAAGGCCTGGTTCGCCCGGCACGGCCTGCGGTTGGACTACGTGCTGTACTCCAACTACGAGCGGCTGGTCGAGGCGCACCTGGCCGGCCACGTCGACGTGGCCTGGAACTCACCGCTGGCCTGGGTGCGTGCCCGCCGGCTGGCCGCCGCCCAGGGCCGTGAGGTCCACGCCGTTGCGATGCGTGACACCGACTGCGACCTACGGTCGGTGATCGTGGTGCGGGCCGACCCGACCATCGACGAGGTCGCCGGCCTGCGGGGCCGGACGGTAGGGGTCGGCGCGGTCGACTCCCCGCAGGCCACCCTGCTGCCGCTCTCCTACCTGCGCGCCCACGGGCTCACCCCAGGCGTCGACGTCGAGGTCCGCAGCTTCGAGGTACTGCCAGGCAAGCACGGCGACCATGTCGGCGGGGAGCGCGACGCAGCCGCGGCGCTGGTGGCGGGCCTGGTCGACGCCGCCTGCGTGCTCGAGGGCAACCATGCCGGGTTCCAGGCCGACGGCACCCTGCCGGCGGGCAGCACCCGGGTGCTGGCCCGCACCGGCGCCTACGACCACTGTAACTTCACCGTCACCGACCACGCCCCGCCGGCGCTCGTCGAGCGCTTCCGGGCGCTGCTGCTGGGCATGTCCTACGACGATCCCGAGGTGCGACCGCTGCTGGACCTGGAGGGCCTGCGAGCCTGGCGGCCCGGCCGCGTCGACGGCTACGCGCCGCTGGAGGCCGCGGTAGACCAGGCCGGTTTCTACGACCGCGAAGGCCGCCCGACCGCCACCGGCTACCGGTACTGA